AACAAAGGTGGTACCGCGAAAGAATGGCCTTTCGTCCTTTGAGACGAAGGGCCTTTTTGTATTCTCGAAAAACCGCTAGCTACTCAATACATTTAACAGTGGAGGGTTCACAATGGCTGATAACAACAATGCAGCAGCAGAGCTGCCGAACGGGCAGGATGCGGCAGAAGCTACCGCTTCAGCTAATCACAAGCAGAGCGATATGCCGACTACATATGATCCGGGAGCGGCAGAGAAGAAATGGTATGCTTACTGGATGGAGAAGGGCTTCTTCGAAGCCGGCAAGCGTCCGGATGCGGAGCCTTACAGCATCGTGATTCCGCCGCCGAATGTAACAGGAATGCTGCATATCGGACACGCGCTGGATTTCACGCTTCAGGATGTGCTGATCCGCACCAAGCGGATGCAGGGCTATGATACCCTATGGCTGCCGGGTACGGACCATGCAGGGATAGCTACACAGACCAAGGTAGAGCAGAAGCTGCGTCAGCAGGGAATCTCCCGCCATGATCTGGGACGCGAGAAGTTCCTGGAGCAGGTATGGGACTGGAAAGACCAGTATGCCAAGACTATTCATGACCAGTGGGCCAAGATGGGCCTGTCCCTCGATTACTCCCGCGAACGCTTTACCTTTGATGATGGAATGAAGAAGGCGGTAAGCAAGGTATTTGTGGAGCTGTACCAGAAGGGTCTGATCTATCGCGGCAAGCGGATTATTAACTGGGACCCGGCTGCCCGTACAGCGCTGTCGGATATCGAGGTAGAATACAAGGAAGTGAACGGGCATCTGTACCATCTGCGTTATCCGCTTAAGGATGGCAGCGGCCATATCACGGTGGCTACCACGCGTCCTGAGACGATGCTGGGCGATACAGCCGTAGCCGTACACCCGGAGGATGACCGTTACAAGCATCTGATTGGCCAGGCGCTGATTCTGCCGATTATTGGCAGGGAGATCCCGGTTATTGCTGATGATTACGTAGATAAGGAGTTCGGCAGCGGTGCGGTTAAGATTACACCGGCGCATGATCCGAACGACTTCGAGATGGGTGTCCGCCATAACCTTCCGCAGATCAATGTAATGGATGAAGGCGGAGTGATGAATGAGGAAGCGGGCGCTTATCAGGGAATGGACCGCAGCGACTGCCGTAAGGCCATCGTAGCCGACCTGAAGGAGCAAGGCGTGCTGATCTCCATTGAGGATCATGTACACCAGGTTGGGCACAGTGAGCGTTCCGGGGCTGTTGTAGAGCCTTATCTGTCCACCCAGTGGTTCGTCAAAATGCAGCCGCTGGCAGAAGCAGCCATCGCTGCACAGAAGGACGGTGACGGGGTCCACTTCGTGCCCGACCGCTTCGAGAAGACGTACCTGAACTGGATCGAGAATGTCCGCGACTGGTGTATCTCCCGCCAATTGTGGTGGGGTCACCGGATTCCGGCCTGGTACTCCGAATCTACCGGGGAGCTTGTAGTTGCGCACGACGAGGAAGAAGCACGCCGTATCAGCGGGCTGTCCGACCTGAAGCAGGATGAGGATGTTCTGGATACCTGGTTCAGCTCCAACCTCTGGCCGTTCGCTACCTTAGGCTGGCCTGACGGGGAGAGCAGTGACTATCAGCGTTACTATCCGAACAACGTACTGGTTACCGGCTACGATATCATTTACTTCTGGGTAGCGCGCATGATTTTCTCAGCCATGGAATTCACAGGACAGAAGCCGTTCTCGGATGTGCTGATGCATGGACTCGTACGCGATGCCGAAGGACGCAAGATGTCCAAGTCGCTGGGCAACGGTATCGATCCGCTGGATGTTATCGAGCAGTACGGCGCTGACGCCATGCGCTATATGATTACTACCGGCAGTACAGCGGGCCAGGATCTGCGGTTCCGGATGGAAAAGGTAGAGCAGGCGCGCAATTTTGCCAACAAGATCTGGAATGCCTCCCGGTTCGCGCTGATGAATCTGGAAGGCGTAGCCTTTGAAGATATTGACATTACAGGTGAGCTTGGCACAGCAGACCGCTGGATTCTGCACCGCCTGAACGAAACTTCCCGCGATATTACGCGTCTAATTGACTCGTATGAGTTCGGCGAGACCGGACGCCTGCTCTACAACTTCATCTGGGATGATCTGTGCGACTGGTATATCGAATTCGCCAAGCTCTCACTGTACGGAGCGGACGCAGCCGCCAAGGCCAAGACCCAGTCTGTTCTGGCTTACGTGCTGGACCGTACACTGCGCCTGATTCACCCGTTCATGCCGTTCATTACGGAGGAGATCTGGCAGCATCTGCCGCATGAAGGAGAATCGATCACGCTGGCCGAATGGCCGAAGTACGATGCGGCGCTTGAGAATCCGCAGGCGGTATCAGAGATGAACCTGCTGATGGATATCATCCGGGCTGTTCGCGGTATCCGTGCGGAAGTGAATGCGCCAATGAGCAAGAAGGTTGAGCTGATCATTAAGGCCGGCAGCCAGGACACCCTGGACATTATTTCCCGCAACGACAATTACATCGGGCGCTTCTGCAACACCTCTTCTTTCGAAGCAGGCCTTGCGCCGCAGACGCCGGATAAAATGATGTCCGCCGTGGTTACCGGAGCGGAGCTGCTCCTGCCGCTGTCCGGTCTGATCGATATCGATCAGGAGATTATCCGTCTGGAGAAAGAAGTCCAGACCCTGAACAGCGAAGTGGAGCGTGTGGAAAAGAAGCTCAGTAATCAGGGCTTTGTAGCCAAAGCTCCGGCGAAAGTCATCGAAG
The window above is part of the Paenibacillus sp. FSL H8-0048 genome. Proteins encoded here:
- a CDS encoding valine--tRNA ligase, producing MPTTYDPGAAEKKWYAYWMEKGFFEAGKRPDAEPYSIVIPPPNVTGMLHIGHALDFTLQDVLIRTKRMQGYDTLWLPGTDHAGIATQTKVEQKLRQQGISRHDLGREKFLEQVWDWKDQYAKTIHDQWAKMGLSLDYSRERFTFDDGMKKAVSKVFVELYQKGLIYRGKRIINWDPAARTALSDIEVEYKEVNGHLYHLRYPLKDGSGHITVATTRPETMLGDTAVAVHPEDDRYKHLIGQALILPIIGREIPVIADDYVDKEFGSGAVKITPAHDPNDFEMGVRHNLPQINVMDEGGVMNEEAGAYQGMDRSDCRKAIVADLKEQGVLISIEDHVHQVGHSERSGAVVEPYLSTQWFVKMQPLAEAAIAAQKDGDGVHFVPDRFEKTYLNWIENVRDWCISRQLWWGHRIPAWYSESTGELVVAHDEEEARRISGLSDLKQDEDVLDTWFSSNLWPFATLGWPDGESSDYQRYYPNNVLVTGYDIIYFWVARMIFSAMEFTGQKPFSDVLMHGLVRDAEGRKMSKSLGNGIDPLDVIEQYGADAMRYMITTGSTAGQDLRFRMEKVEQARNFANKIWNASRFALMNLEGVAFEDIDITGELGTADRWILHRLNETSRDITRLIDSYEFGETGRLLYNFIWDDLCDWYIEFAKLSLYGADAAAKAKTQSVLAYVLDRTLRLIHPFMPFITEEIWQHLPHEGESITLAEWPKYDAALENPQAVSEMNLLMDIIRAVRGIRAEVNAPMSKKVELIIKAGSQDTLDIISRNDNYIGRFCNTSSFEAGLAPQTPDKMMSAVVTGAELLLPLSGLIDIDQEIIRLEKEVQTLNSEVERVEKKLSNQGFVAKAPAKVIEEERAKQADYSDRREKVLARIAELRG